One stretch of Thalassophryne amazonica chromosome 19, fThaAma1.1, whole genome shotgun sequence DNA includes these proteins:
- the LOC117500870 gene encoding G-protein coupled receptor 135, whose protein sequence is MYFICLSRVVAIVTNLLAETTVETTINLTDFKEDERFELSLIHQPSTLPVLNATESDLVLRGFTVAAQALVLLSIFLLSSLGNLAVTIVIIKHRQLRTVTNAFIMSLSLSDFLTAVLCLPFSFVMLFSKDGAWMFGDRLCVANGFFTTCFGIISTLTMTLISFDRYYAIVWQPQAKIGRQKATQLLITVWFTAVAFSLPWDLLFGTPWEIHKRGFYHCMYVFHSGSSRMGTAYTISLIIVCYLLPFSLMCFCHYNICKTVRLSEIRVRPVTTYAYLLRFYSEMRTATTVLIMIVFIIFCWGPYCLMGLVKAVGDYTFSPVLDTVAIWLAWANGAINPLIYALQNPNISMLLWCSREEGYRTRNIAAFLSSQSQSCDINLNQAGRVRDRYVSRVGVHNTRLSGSSTEKGGGAEVATWACKNPAVFFCRDAQPNTRTLHHSFTCPKVKTADTSL, encoded by the exons ATGTACTTCATC TGCCTCTCCAGGGTTGTTGCCATTGTGACGAACCTCTTGGCCGAGACAACAGTTGAAACAACCATCAACCTCACAGATTTCAAGGAAGATGAAAGATTTGAGTTGAGCCTGATCCATCAGCCATCAACTCTGCCTGTGCTAAATGCCACTGAGAGCGACTTAGTCCTGCGGGGTTTCACAGTGGCTGCTCAGGCCCTGGTCCTACTCTCCATTTTCCTCCTGTCCAGTCTTGGGAATTTGGCGGTCACCATTGTCATCATCAAACATCGGCAGCTCCGAACAGTGACCAATGCTTTCATCATGTCTCTGTCGCTGTCTGACTTCCTCACAGCTGTTCTGTGTCTGCCTTTCTCCTTCGTCATGCTCTTCAGTAAAGACGGCGCCTGGATGTTTGGTGACCGCTTGTGTGTGGCCAATGGATTTTTCACCACCTGCTTTGGCATCATCTCCACTCTCACCATGACGCTGATCTCATTTGATAGATACTATGCCATTGTTTGGCAGCCACAGGCTAAAATAGGGCGGCAGAAAGCCACGCAGTTGCTGATAACTGTGTGGTTCACTGCCGTCGCTTTCTCTCTGCCATGGGACCTGCTCTTTGGAACACCTTGGGAAATCCATAAGCGAGGTTTCTACCACTGCATGTACGTGTTCCACTCTGGAAGCTCTCGCATGGGCACAGCTTACACCATTTCCCTAATTATTGTTTGTTATTTACTACCATTTTCTCTCATGTGTTTTTGTCATTATAACATCTGCAAAACGGTTCGACTCTCTGAAATCCGAGTCAGACCGGTGACTACATATGCCTACCTACTTCGGTTCTACAGTGAGATGCGAACAGCCACCACAGTCCTGATTATGATTGTCTTCATCATTTTTTGTTGGGGACCGTACTGTTTAATGGGGTTAGTTAAAGCAGTGGGGGACTACACCTTCAGCCCTGTCCTGGACACAGTGGCCATCTGGCTAGCATGGGCAAACGGAGCCATCAACCCGCTAATCTACGCACTACAAAATCCTAATATATCTATGTTACTATGGTGCAGCCGAGAGGAGGGCTATCGAACTCGAAATATTGCTGCATTCTTGTCCAGCCAAAGCCAGAGCTGTGACATAAACCTTAATCAAGCAGGGAGGGTGAGGGATCGCTACGTGAGTCGAGTTGGAGTACATAACACTCGCTTGTCTGGCTCAAGTACAGAAAAAGGAGGTGGGGCCGAGGTGGCAACGTGGGCTTGCAAAAATCCTGCAGTGTTTTTTTGTAGAGATGCACAACCCAACACTAGAACGCTCCATCACTCTTTCACCTGTCCAAAAGTGAAGACTGCTGACACCAGCCTGTGA